The Mytilus trossulus isolate FHL-02 chromosome 13, PNRI_Mtr1.1.1.hap1, whole genome shotgun sequence genome has a segment encoding these proteins:
- the LOC134694557 gene encoding uncharacterized protein LOC134694557, producing the protein MLLYHDSLAQTEGKIYGLYVQSADEKLKSLGSKHHHGNKTSGQQIRGSKSSLASNTESINQQQTQTNKTQPPPTPTPSIESSQLETVADIHRSEPSLNESVNITGTDTPDDVNMADRRPQRAGRNDNKNQVTQDAKRRSRSEGRSKGRNSSNKKDGNSTKGRSGSYSKEPVDQQSRHSLYMYNEPQSDEGGFPDIKTSSSDSEETLQKKWIRNPNMVKQAGKKEKRKSLGNNLENGYHGRPNYLDLQGNKENVDRGSQKDKFKRLEEMRNKRVDLMVTSDEELNSPEFRISRLRQRALQGAKLSSKLPERLDEFDLQKIHLERLAADIHQNKENESSSTSEQITLRPIGPGQGSFSSQYIQGNVNKHPADTRFTQDHHSNQNINIQTSNKVGQGQGPYRKIPKQETNFSNYNPQPTDVNYYQGKPQPMTYYQGKPNQGPNGEFTWNFQNNNLQQSGYYGNQDNNSNVKSNFNDSKPYQEIPVKKLIEKGRTKRKSHSDDSLDELIESNIQYLESEMESGKLKKISASQPRMFPTQQSDIYNKVEKRRSTSLDSTKAPRESAFQNEVKLRLQIPSSKEQQSDTHSIQSSQYDRLSYSTSESSTPPSAYTLPPSQEYIFQNSVPKVERKFQSASHSPYLPRRSTAELSNDMSKSDSQLNWGESGMNYANTFRTPNYFPEQNPNYYQSQKFPHSNQIPNIMSLSASAVEGGMFSDVDYDIEVTDRIKKWEKFMKKKSTPPTSTESKSPVPLTTIMESEGGIPDSWKPQAPPSVVSSISVTVTKSVAHQPQPQRQTATAPVQMEPKVQSAETNAHRLFRVVQQPKIEQENMRTTYEPVNIQKRAKVIRRSSSKESDGDKGQGDVIEENTTKVWPPTPKNMEVEEVKQSRLSRFEEELSELQEIKSESVRDLRRKFNSDASGNESTDVTENTTPLISTPLRQRRQYKFMGNTASNIDIQNPVHVEKVSSIKIQKSQSLPRTNIHSSSQTGTNSEVWSPKLESGQGPVSIERVKARTLQTIPFHEDPFWKQIEQMTSFDDLIAAQNVDGTETFVVRNSQAFQFPVQELSQFDRSQEFSPPDRSQELSPPVSQIRSCTSYAPTIVTSTRPVQTSSTTFQPKPKVFHTPTIQPLKLAVAAKSSIEALDEVLDDIRSSLQKKTPAPQRNQAVDSSASSSSIQSPNVPKNIVRNIPIEKMKQNNIQTNTGKNVSQKYFDQQRNLMAAQQQKQTNNPQQNVQWIYPTYQQVAHSQMKTQPHTGQQGINQMHHNSQIPNQVHPNSQIPNQVHPSLQIQSQVHQTSQVPNQMHRSSQIPNQVHQIPFTQNPSHPNWKGQNVYQTSNQQNPNINQSNQFNQNINQSNQNMTFYQNNQQIPINPDITQFPYIINGNYQLDPSVLSERLMNTGLAFDQQSETDDTLSQKSVASSFAETEKQFNQSIEDLQNLARDVEDKLSQIKCKIVDADENRLDSILSALRKFAPTEPVKTPPNIHTKEEQDRQRAKLNEALTELDRIYYGLHLDDPKLSEPTMDSMSHSQTLPSHRQHIPPAQIRRNKSDSGFGHFQEDSAAQIDHQTQREFDDITKSFQTLLDEVSKDETPSKPSQHAAEIETTIESFLDEFRKNSDNTADKNISQKFESKLKDAKKATKPNTCRDVQKSEVFTVSSGSFSALVGVKNKKNENNQQKTNFRNTQTNTVSNYRGPVTVKSKTATDFAQKSKPASGFKQKLKTKSNSEPKVVSSTANIKLVSPQREIKVIKTSGSESEDVSDSHIVRKAKRNVNLAHRKSMPACMIQRTVETQTLEPSSPPVAVLRKNFQSKDRQSREGSESSESSAESRRARRKTITKGIALLMEFFSSSEDERREKSKLDHSTSAPDLRYVGCEKMTKSTSDNDKFKSKGKHSKQKHGTKTKNRSSYIKFDNVDDKIDDFYVTSTTSDDNVQSTHGSKPPKHPKRKQSATSPDKVEEDKIVKNAEEENSSNVERFNQTDCVIRRKKREDSEEQERPHSFHELLAAFETNPLKMKKLRKCSSAEAMLQDTTPINKIFSSDPDLRKDSEFNSGESAGVKMEQEVKDTAV; encoded by the exons ATATCCACCGTTCGGAGCCATCTTTAAATGAGTCTGTAAATATTACAGGAACAGACACTCCTGATGATGTCAACATGGCCGACAGACGACCTCAGAGGGCAGGTCGTAACGATAATAAAAACCAGGTGACACAGGACGCTAAGAGGCGGTCCAGAAGTGAGGGTAGATCAAAGGGACGCAACTCTAGCAATAAAAAAGATGGAAACAGTACAAAGGGAAGGAGTGGAAGTTATAGCAAGGAACCAGTTGATCAGCAGAGCAGACattcattgtacatgtacaatgagcCTCAATCTGATGAAGGGGGTTTCCCAGACATTAAAACCAGTTCAAGCGATTCGGAAGAAACACTTCAGAAAAAATGGATAAGAAATCCTAATATGGTTAAACAGGCTggcaaaaaggaaaaaagaaaatcactaggaaataatttagaaaatgggTATCATGGAAGACCAAATTACCTTGACCTTCAGGGAAATAAGGAAAATGTTGATCGGGGCTCGCAAAAGGATAAATTTAAAAGATTGGAAGAAATGAGGAATAAACGGGTTGACCTTATGGTGACCTCAGATGAAGAACTAAATTCCCCAGAATTCAGGATTTCCAGATTACGTCAGCGAGCTTTACAAGGAGCTAAATTATCATCAAAACTGCCCGAGAGACTGGATGaatttgatttacaaaaaatacatttg gaAAGGCTTGCAGCCGACATTcatcaaaacaaagaaaatgaatcTTCATCCACGTCTGAACAAATTACATTAAGACCTATTGGTCCAGGTCAGGGCAGTTTTTCATCACAGTACATACAAGGCAATGTAAATAAACATCCAGCTGACACTAGATTCACTCAGGATCACCATAGTAACCAAAATATCAACATTCAGACTTCAAATAAAGTGGGTCAAGGACAAGGACCATATCGGAAAATACCGAAACAGGAAACAAATTTTTCTAATTATAATCCGCAACCGACCGATGTAAATTACTACCAAGGAAAGCCGCAGCCAATGACTTATTATCAAGGGAAACCAAACCAAGGACCTAATGGTGAATTCAcatggaatttccaaaataataatttacaacAAAGTGGTTACTATGGAAACCAGGATAATAATAGTAATGTGAAATCTAATTTTAATGATTCTAAGCCATATCAAGAAATTCCTGTAAAAAAGTTGATTGAGAAAGGGAGAACTAAACGTAAATCTCACAGTGACGATTCACTGGATGAGTTGATTGAGTCAAACATTCAGTATCTGGAAAGTGAAATGGAGAGTgggaaattaaagaaaatttctGCCAGTCAACCAAGAATGTTTCCAACACAACAAAGTGATATTTATAACAAGGTCGAAAAGCGAAGGTCAACCTCTTTAGACAGTACAAAGGCCCCACGAGAAAGTGCTTTTCAAAATGAAGTCAAATTACGACTACAAATACCTTCATCTAAAGAACAGCAGTCTGATACTCATAGCATACAGTCCAGTCAGTATGACAGGTTATCTTATAGTACGTCAGAGTCAAGTACACCGCCGTCTGCTTACACCTTAccgccaagtcaggaatatatatttcaaaatagtgTACCGAAAGTCGAAAGGAAATTCCAATCTGCTTCTCATAGTCCTTATCTTCCAAGAAGATCAACAGCCGAACTTTCAAATGATATGTCGAAATCTGATAGTCAGTTAAATTGGGGAGAATCTGGGATGAATTATGCAAATACATTCAGAACACCCAACTATTTCCCTGAACAGAACCCAAATTATTATCAATCACAAAAGTTTCCGCACTCAAATCAAATTCCTAATATAATGAGCCTCTCAGCGTCAGCTGTGGAGGGGGGAATGTTCTCAGATGTGGACTACGATATTGAAGTGACAGATCGAATTAAAAAGTGggaaaaatttatgaaaaagaaaagtaCTCCTCCGACATCGACTGAATCTAAATCACCTGTTCCCTTGACAACCATTATGGAATCAGAAGGAGGAATTCCTGATTCTTGGAAACCGCAAGCGCCCCCTAGTGTTGTATCTTCAATATCTGTTACAGTAACAAAATCTGTGGCTCATCAACCACAGCCACAGAGACAGACAGCCACAGCCCCCGTACAAATGGAACCTAAAGTACAGTCGGCAGAAACTAATGCTCATCGTTTGTTTAGGGTTGTCCAACAACCAAAAATAGAACAAGAAAATATGAGGACAACTTATGAACctgtaaatattcaaaaaagaGCAAAAGTGATCCgaaggtcaagttcaaaagAGTCAGATGGAGACAAAGGTCAAGGTGATGTCATTGAAGAGAATACAACAAAAGTTTGGCCACCTACTCCAAAGAATATGGAGGTGGAAGAAGTGAAACAATCTCGTTTGTCTAGGTTCGAGGAGGAGTTGTCAGAATTACAGGAAATTAAAAGTGAATCAGTGAGGGATCTCCGTAGAAAGTTTAATTCTGACGCTAGTGGTAACGAGAGTACTGACGTTACAGAGAATACAACTCCACTCATATCTACACCGTTACGACAAAGAAGACAGTATAAATTCATGGGAAATACTGCTTCAAATATAGACATTCAAAATCCTGTACATGTCGAAAAAGTATCCTctataaaaatacagaaatctCAATCATTACCGAGGACAAATATTCACAGTTCATCACAAACTGGTACAAACTCTGAGGTCTGGTCTCCTAAGCTCGAGAGTGGACAGGGACCAGTCAGTATAGAACGTGTTAAAGCTAGAACCTTACAAACTATACCGTTCCATGAAGATCCGTTCTGGAAACAGATAGAGCAAATGACAAGCTTTGATGATCTGATCGCTGCTCAGAATGTAGATGGTACAGAAACATTTGTTGTAAGGAATAGTCAAGCTTTCCAGTTTCCTGTACAAGAGTTGTCTCAATTTGACAGATCACAAGAGTTCTCTCCCCCTGACAGATCACAAGAGTTGTCTCCACCTGTTAGTCAAATCCGATCATGCACATCTTATGCTCCAACAATTGTAACTTCTACTCGACCTGTTCAAACATCATCTACAACCTTTCAACCGAAACCGAAAGTCTTTCATACTCCAACGATTCAGCCACTCAAATTAGCTGTGGCTGCTAAAAGTAGTATTGAGGCTCTAGACGAGGTACTGGATGATATACGATCTTCTTTACAGAAGAAAACACCAGCACCACAGAGAAATCAGGCTGTAGATAGCTCAGCTTCTTCATCCTCTATCCAATCGCCaaatgtgccaaaaaatattgttagaaatattccaattgaaaaaatgaagcaaaataatattcaaacaaatactGGTAAGAATGTCAGTCAGAAATATTTTGATCAACAGAGAAATTTAATGGCAGCTCAGCAACAAAAGCAGACGAACAATCCTCAACAAAATGTTCAGTGGATTTACCCAACTTATCAACAAGTGGCTCATTCTCAAATGAAAACTCAGCCTCATACAGGTCAACAAGGGATAAATCAAATGCACCATAATTCTCAAATACCAAACCAGGTGCACCCTAATTCCCAGATACCTAATCAGGTGCACCCAAGTTTGCAGATACAAAGTCAGGTGCACCAAACTTCACAGGTACCAAATCAGATGCACAGAAGTTCACAGATTCCAAATCAGGTGCATCAGATACCATTTACTCAGAATCCATCACATCCAAATTGGAAAGGGCAAAATGTATATCAGACATCAAATCAACAGAATCCAaatattaaccaatcaaatcaatttaatcaaaatattaaccaatcaaatcaaaatatgacgttctatcaaaataatcaacaaattcCAATTAATCCAGATATAACACAATTTCCTTATATAATTAATGGAAATTATCAGCTAGATCCATCAGTATTGAGTGAGAGGCTAATGAACACAGGGTTGGCATTCGACCAACAATCAGAAACTGATGATACTCTAAGTCAGAAATCTGTTGCGTCAAGTTTTGCTGAaactgaaaaacaattcaaccaATCAATAGAAGATTTACAAAACTTGGCGCGGGATGTGGAAGATAAGTTGTCACAgattaaatgtaaaattgtgGATGCGGACGAAAATAGATTGGATTCCATTTTATCTGCACTCAGGAAATTTGCGCCAACAGAACCTGTAAAAACTCCCCCTAATATCCATACTAAAGAAGAACAAGACCGACAAAGGGCCAAGTTAAATGAGGCGTTGACAGAACTTGATAGGATATATTATGGTCTACATCTGGACGATCCTAAACTATCGGAACCGACAATGGACTCTATGAGTCACAGTCAGACTTTACCTTCCCATAGACAACATATACCCCCTGCACAGATACGTAGGAATAAATCAGATTCGGGATTTGGACATTTTCAAGAAGACTCTGCAGCACAAATTGATCATCAAACGCAGAGAGAATTTGATGACATCACAAAGTCATTTCAGACATTGTTAGACGAAGTTTCGAAAGATGAGACGCCATCTAAACCTTCCCAGCATGCTGCAGAGATTGAAACCACAATTGAGTCCTTTCTTGATGAATTTCGTAAAAATTCTGATAACACGGCTGATAAAAACATCAGTCAAAAGTTTGAGAGTAAATTGAAGGATGCTAAAAAGGCTACAAAGCCAAACACATGTCGTGATGTTCAAAAGTCTGAAGTGTTTACTGTAAGTTCAGGCTCTTTTTCGGCGTTAGTTggtgtcaaaaataaaaagaatgaaaacaaccaacaaaaaacaaactttagaaatacacaaacaaacactGTTTCAAATTATCGTGGGCCTGTCACAGTAAAATCTAAGACTGCTACAGATTTTGCTCAGAAATCAAAACCTGCTTCTGGATTTAAGcagaaattgaaaacaaaatcaaattctGAGCCAAAAGTTGTTAGTAGTACAGCAAATATTAAGTTAGTAAGTCCACAAAGGGAGATAAAAGTTATTAAGACAAGTGGCAGTGAGTCAGAGGATGTGTCTGATAGTCATATTGTACGTAAAGCTAAACGTAATGTCAATCTCGCACACAGGAAGTCGATGCCAGCGTGTATGATCCAACGTACAGTAGAAACACAAACACTTGAACCTTCGTCACCTCCTGTGGCAGTCCTTCGTAAAAACTTTCAGTCAAAAGATCGACAATCGAGAGAAGGTTCTGAATCAAGTGAGAGCTCTGCAGAGTCGAGAAGAGCTCGTAGAAAGACAATAACAAAAGGAATTGCTCTACTCATGGAGTTCTTCAGTTCTAGTGAAGATGAACGAAGAGAAAAGTCTAAATTGGATCACTCAACTAGTGCTCCTGACTTACGTTACGTTGGTTgtgaaaaaatgacaaaatctacAAGTGacaatgataaatttaaaagtaaaggtAAACATAGTAAGCAAAAACatggaacaaaaacaaaaaataggtCGTCGTATATAAAGTTTGATAATGTTGATGATAAAATTGATGACTTTTATGTAACTTCAACAACATCTGATGATAATGTGCAATCAACACATGGATCAAAACCTCCAAAGCATCCGAAACGTAAACAGTCCGCCACAAGTCCGGACAAAGTTGAGGAagataaaatagttaaaaatgcAGAGGAAGAAAACTCGTCAAATGTAGAACGTTTTAATCAAACGGATTGTGTCATTCGGAGAAAAAAACGTGAAGACAGTGAGGAACAAGAAAGACCTCACAGTTTTCATGAACTACTCGCAGCATTTGAAACAAATcctttaaaaatgaagaaattaagGAAATGTTCCTCTGCAGAAGCCATGCTGCAAGATACTACGCccattaataaaatattttcatctgaTCCAGATTTAAGAAAGGACTCTGAATTCAATAGTGGTGAATCTGCTGGTGTGAAAATGGAACAGGAAGTAAAGGATACTGCTGTATGA